A single region of the Vibrio chagasii genome encodes:
- a CDS encoding metal ABC transporter solute-binding protein, Zn/Mn family, translated as MRIMTLFMSLLSVFMAPHALAKEYTLDSNKLTIGITLQPYYSYVKAVVGDKVNILPLVDAGFNPHNYLPQPNDLKRLSQMDAIVVNGIGHDDFALKVIAAAQRDDLVVIEANKEVPLLPALGQSVGQGAVNPHTFVGLSTTIQKVYTIASEVSKLDRDNAAFYRKNARKYAKQFRFMKRDAMLSLGELDTSGMKVATTHNAYGYILQEFGVDVAAVIEPAHGVEPSASQLQETIEKIRASGIDVLFYELNMPNRFVDTIEAETGVQLYRFSHMTHGEYEDDKVEVEMKKNLETLIEAMKFAAANQAKSGNA; from the coding sequence ATGCGAATTATGACCCTGTTCATGTCGTTATTATCGGTGTTCATGGCACCTCATGCATTAGCAAAAGAATACACGCTCGACAGTAACAAACTGACGATTGGTATCACGCTTCAACCTTACTACAGCTATGTGAAAGCCGTAGTCGGCGACAAAGTGAACATTCTTCCTTTGGTTGATGCTGGTTTTAACCCCCATAACTACTTACCACAACCGAACGACCTGAAGCGATTGAGTCAGATGGATGCAATCGTTGTAAACGGAATTGGACATGACGACTTCGCGCTTAAAGTCATTGCAGCAGCGCAACGTGATGATTTGGTTGTGATCGAGGCAAATAAAGAAGTGCCTTTACTTCCGGCTCTTGGTCAATCTGTTGGTCAAGGTGCTGTTAACCCGCACACCTTTGTTGGGCTTTCGACAACAATTCAAAAGGTTTACACCATTGCCAGTGAAGTTTCTAAACTCGACCGAGACAACGCTGCGTTTTATCGCAAGAATGCGCGTAAGTACGCAAAGCAATTTCGTTTCATGAAGCGTGATGCGATGTTGTCATTAGGTGAGTTAGATACATCAGGCATGAAAGTGGCGACGACACACAATGCTTACGGTTACATTCTTCAAGAGTTTGGTGTTGATGTTGCGGCGGTAATCGAGCCAGCACACGGTGTTGAGCCAAGTGCTAGCCAGCTGCAAGAGACGATCGAGAAGATCCGCGCGTCGGGTATTGATGTTCTGTTCTACGAATTAAACATGCCAAACCGTTTTGTTGACACGATTGAAGCGGAAACAGGCGTTCAGCTTTACCGTTTTTCTCACATGACGCATGGTGAATATGAGGACGATAAAGTAGAAGTTGAGATGAAGAAGAACCTAGAAACGTTAATCGAAGCAATGAAATTTGCAGCGGCGAACCAAGCTAAAAGCGGGAACGCATAA
- a CDS encoding GNAT family N-acetyltransferase, with protein MQAVETARLRLRMITTEDAEFIQRLYSSEDFLRYIGDKEITNTAKAEEYIENNILKMHQEKGVSLLMVELKATSTPIGVCGLIKRDSLESHDLGYGFAPEFYGQGFAKEAGEAIIEQAKQNADIDHLVAITTSDNIRSIALLTKLGFAFERVEDVISESVNFNLYSLSLGN; from the coding sequence ATGCAGGCAGTCGAAACCGCTCGTTTAAGATTAAGAATGATTACAACTGAGGATGCTGAATTTATCCAAAGGTTATATAGCTCAGAAGACTTCTTGCGTTATATCGGAGACAAAGAGATAACCAACACGGCGAAAGCTGAAGAGTATATCGAGAACAACATCCTTAAGATGCATCAAGAGAAGGGTGTCTCTTTGTTGATGGTAGAACTGAAAGCAACCTCAACGCCAATTGGAGTTTGCGGATTAATTAAGAGGGACAGTTTAGAGTCGCATGATCTTGGTTACGGCTTTGCTCCGGAGTTTTACGGTCAAGGTTTTGCGAAAGAAGCGGGAGAAGCAATAATTGAACAAGCTAAGCAGAATGCTGATATCGATCATTTAGTTGCTATCACTACCTCTGATAACATTCGAAGCATCGCACTACTGACTAAACTTGGCTTTGCGTTCGAGCGGGTTGAAGACGTGATAAGTGAAAGCGTAAATTTCAACCTGTATAGCCTCTCTCTGGGTAATTAA
- a CDS encoding MotA/TolQ/ExbB proton channel family protein: protein MDILSGSLLPASWLTSDWLLSLSSFMEQGGFVLWWLAAVVLVYWVLVVERVLYLAFYFPKQRQAWITKWHEREEHSSWHAKAIREGWLGQASILLNQNLNFIKLLVAICPMLGLLGTVTGMISVFDVMATQGSSDPKLMASGISLATLPTMAGMVAALAGMFVHARLAKVCNRLELKLEKSLRSQR from the coding sequence ATGGATATTTTGTCGGGTTCTCTATTACCAGCGAGTTGGTTAACGAGTGACTGGCTGCTGTCTTTATCAAGCTTTATGGAGCAGGGCGGTTTCGTCTTGTGGTGGCTAGCGGCTGTTGTCCTAGTGTATTGGGTGCTTGTGGTAGAGCGCGTGTTATATCTCGCGTTCTACTTTCCAAAGCAGCGCCAAGCTTGGATTACTAAGTGGCATGAAAGAGAAGAGCACTCTTCTTGGCATGCCAAAGCCATTCGTGAAGGTTGGTTAGGGCAAGCTAGTATTTTACTTAACCAGAACTTGAATTTTATTAAGCTGTTAGTCGCTATTTGTCCGATGTTGGGTTTGTTAGGTACTGTCACCGGTATGATCTCTGTTTTTGATGTGATGGCGACTCAAGGTAGCAGTGACCCTAAATTGATGGCTTCAGGTATATCGTTGGCAACACTGCCAACCATGGCGGGTATGGTTGCTGCATTAGCGGGCATGTTTGTTCATGCTCGTTTAGCGAAAGTGTGTAACCGCTTAGAATTGAAATTAGAAAAATCTTTAAGGAGTCAACGATGA
- a CDS encoding DUF6162 family protein, with protein sequence MMIQSVRADTGGREGKWVGLIIVFILCFATVAIPFHQAESHVKAVLDHQILVTDVEQENLAMLSELRLAHEEIRDLRMDSDGEWPSVASLKDEWVAPFVEDQSWKRKGSHAWVLDERGYYFSTPNELGFADSFILNANSVSPEIWIFFGGIAKQPSAFDEHTLESEGWKMVVNESEVEQHHASDAH encoded by the coding sequence ATGATGATTCAAAGCGTACGTGCTGACACGGGCGGCAGAGAGGGCAAATGGGTAGGGCTGATCATTGTGTTCATCCTTTGCTTTGCAACCGTCGCGATCCCATTTCATCAGGCAGAATCCCACGTTAAAGCAGTGCTTGATCATCAAATTCTTGTGACTGATGTTGAACAAGAAAACTTGGCGATGCTATCAGAGTTGCGTTTGGCTCACGAAGAAATTCGTGATCTGCGCATGGACTCAGACGGTGAATGGCCGAGTGTTGCATCACTTAAAGATGAATGGGTTGCCCCGTTTGTAGAAGATCAGAGTTGGAAGCGCAAAGGCTCTCATGCTTGGGTGCTGGACGAGCGTGGTTATTATTTTTCCACACCAAATGAACTTGGCTTTGCGGATTCTTTTATTCTGAACGCGAACAGCGTTTCTCCTGAAATCTGGATTTTCTTTGGTGGTATAGCAAAACAGCCTAGTGCTTTTGACGAGCACACACTTGAATCTGAAGGCTGGAAAATGGTTGTGAATGAATCAGAAGTTGAACAGCATCATGCAAGCGATGCTCACTAA
- a CDS encoding metal ABC transporter permease, with amino-acid sequence MDWLRQLAISGVEAGLLSESFMYAFMVNALVAALLLGPLLGGLGTLVIAKRLAFFSEAVGHAALTGIAIGVLLGEPPENPIIGLFSFCMIFALLLHFVRNRTNVPYDTLVGVFLALALAVGAALLMYVARKINIHMLENVLFGSILTVTDQDLAILAGSCAIIILLLIPTFNRILLTCISPDIAKVRGYNTSFYDYLFVMMITLVTIAAVKIVGAVLVGALLLIPGATARLLTKRMGSFVLLSALLATIACLVGTVLPMELKLPVPSGASIIIVSATFFLAATLYRIVRKA; translated from the coding sequence ATGGATTGGTTACGACAACTTGCCATTAGTGGGGTGGAAGCGGGCTTGTTATCTGAAAGCTTCATGTATGCCTTCATGGTCAACGCTTTGGTGGCAGCCTTATTGCTTGGCCCTCTGCTAGGTGGTCTTGGTACTTTGGTGATTGCAAAGCGTCTAGCTTTCTTTTCTGAAGCTGTCGGACACGCCGCGTTAACCGGTATCGCAATCGGTGTTCTACTTGGTGAACCACCAGAAAACCCAATTATTGGACTGTTTAGCTTTTGTATGATCTTCGCGTTGCTTCTGCACTTTGTAAGAAACAGAACCAACGTTCCATACGATACCTTGGTTGGTGTGTTCCTTGCGCTGGCGTTGGCAGTGGGTGCAGCGTTACTGATGTACGTAGCTCGTAAGATCAATATTCACATGCTTGAGAACGTATTATTTGGTTCGATTCTTACGGTAACGGATCAGGACTTAGCGATTCTCGCAGGCAGTTGCGCGATCATCATTTTGCTTTTGATACCGACATTCAACCGTATCCTGCTTACCTGTATCAGCCCTGATATTGCGAAGGTTCGCGGTTACAACACTAGTTTCTACGACTACCTGTTTGTCATGATGATCACCTTAGTCACGATTGCTGCCGTGAAGATCGTAGGTGCAGTTCTAGTGGGTGCGTTATTGCTGATTCCAGGTGCGACAGCTCGACTACTAACTAAACGCATGGGTAGCTTTGTGTTGTTATCAGCTCTGCTCGCGACCATTGCTTGTCTGGTTGGTACGGTGTTACCAATGGAACTTAAGTTGCCAGTTCCGTCAGGTGCTTCAATCATCATTGTTTCTGCAACGTTTTTCCTTGCAGCAACGCTATACCGAATTGTAAGAAAGGCGTAA
- a CDS encoding PepSY-associated TM helix domain-containing protein, which produces MSLKSRAVQSWARRLHVYISMALLFVVLFFSVTGITLNRPELFESSQPNIQRSTLTLPTSLFTVQDGRLKADETAFETFLFEEANLSGVPSGLDIYAEIEDGELLIGEVSMDFKGPGYNASVFVDVTSEFVEVETTNYGVIALLNDLHKGRNSGEVWKWFIDITALLMIFFVLTGVCLLLPKKKTLNTSIKWTMFGSAISLVIYFVAVP; this is translated from the coding sequence ATGTCGTTAAAAAGTAGGGCGGTTCAGTCATGGGCTCGTCGACTGCATGTTTATATTTCTATGGCGCTTCTGTTCGTGGTTCTTTTTTTCTCAGTGACAGGTATAACCCTGAACCGACCTGAGTTATTTGAATCAAGCCAACCCAATATCCAACGCTCTACGCTAACGCTTCCTACAAGTTTATTTACGGTCCAAGACGGACGTTTAAAAGCTGACGAGACAGCCTTTGAAACGTTTCTGTTTGAAGAAGCCAATCTGTCTGGTGTTCCTTCAGGCTTGGACATCTACGCAGAGATTGAAGACGGTGAGTTGCTCATCGGTGAAGTGTCTATGGACTTCAAAGGACCAGGCTACAACGCTTCCGTGTTTGTTGACGTCACGTCTGAATTTGTAGAAGTCGAAACTACGAATTACGGCGTTATCGCATTGTTGAACGATCTACATAAAGGTCGTAACAGCGGTGAAGTATGGAAATGGTTTATCGATATCACTGCGCTACTGATGATCTTCTTTGTGCTTACCGGCGTGTGCTTACTGTTACCTAAGAAAAAGACGCTTAATACCTCCATCAAATGGACGATGTTTGGGTCTGCAATCTCACTTGTTATCTATTTTGTCGCCGTGCCTTAA
- a CDS encoding metal ABC transporter ATP-binding protein yields MLGPSISINKLGLQYDNNVILDDISLELKAGECHVIMGPNGGGKTSLLRSVLRLTPFSGAINIHWPEKPSIGYVPQKATFESSLPLTVMDFVLLNKTRIPLFWRRKSKQLDLALAQLDRVGMATRSDRRMGQLSGGEQQRVLFAQALLDNPSLLVLDEPTTGMDEQGVRYLESLIRECVDEGRTILAVHHDVTAVRRLEANVHVVNRFLVDSGPHEQVLHPTKIESLFQHYSSGSVVTESKEVA; encoded by the coding sequence ATGCTAGGTCCATCAATCTCAATCAATAAACTGGGTCTACAGTACGATAATAATGTGATTCTTGATGATATCTCGCTAGAACTTAAAGCGGGCGAGTGTCATGTAATCATGGGACCAAACGGTGGCGGCAAGACTTCTTTACTGCGATCTGTACTTAGACTGACGCCTTTCTCTGGAGCGATCAACATTCATTGGCCAGAAAAGCCAAGTATTGGTTACGTGCCTCAAAAAGCGACCTTCGAGTCGAGCTTACCTTTGACGGTCATGGACTTTGTTCTGCTAAATAAGACGCGAATCCCTCTGTTTTGGCGTCGTAAATCAAAGCAGTTAGATCTTGCTCTCGCGCAGTTAGATCGCGTAGGTATGGCGACTCGTAGCGACCGCCGTATGGGACAGTTGTCTGGTGGTGAGCAGCAACGTGTTTTGTTTGCTCAAGCGTTATTGGATAACCCGAGCTTACTGGTATTAGATGAACCTACGACGGGTATGGACGAGCAGGGCGTTCGCTATTTGGAATCGCTGATTCGTGAATGTGTTGATGAAGGCCGAACGATTCTAGCGGTTCACCACGATGTTACTGCGGTACGTCGACTTGAAGCGAACGTGCATGTCGTTAACCGATTCTTAGTAGATAGTGGCCCACATGAGCAAGTACTCCATCCAACGAAGATCGAAAGCCTATTCCAACACTACAGTAGTGGCTCAGTAGTGACTGAATCGAAGGAGGTTGCGTAA
- a CDS encoding energy transducer TonB, translating to MIRLFLALPLAGALGLALFSFMAWMVDNGHQRSPDDSETLSFNMVMVEQEQEVQRRQRAVPEKPEMPEPPPEAQTSQSQAEVTPLNSMSSLPSLDLNTSIDGLAINAPTFSDFGSNQQAMPLYRVEPRYPAKALKRGAEGFVTLSFTIDETGRPMDIQVTDANPRRMFEREAIRAMKKYKYQPKVVDGKATPQFGQTFTFEFKLAK from the coding sequence ATGATTCGCCTATTTCTTGCTTTACCGCTAGCGGGCGCATTGGGCTTAGCTCTGTTTTCTTTTATGGCTTGGATGGTCGATAATGGTCACCAACGTTCACCTGATGATAGCGAGACGTTGAGTTTCAACATGGTAATGGTGGAACAAGAACAAGAAGTCCAAAGAAGACAACGTGCAGTCCCTGAAAAACCAGAAATGCCAGAGCCGCCACCGGAAGCGCAAACGTCTCAGTCACAAGCTGAAGTTACGCCTCTGAACTCGATGTCTTCACTGCCGTCGTTAGATTTGAATACATCGATTGATGGCCTAGCGATTAACGCTCCGACATTTTCTGATTTTGGGTCAAACCAACAGGCAATGCCTCTGTATCGAGTTGAACCTCGTTACCCAGCGAAAGCGCTTAAGCGCGGGGCTGAAGGCTTTGTTACATTGAGTTTTACTATCGATGAAACAGGCCGACCGATGGATATTCAAGTCACGGATGCAAACCCGCGTCGTATGTTCGAGCGTGAAGCGATACGTGCTATGAAAAAATACAAGTATCAGCCTAAGGTTGTTGATGGTAAAGCGACCCCTCAATTTGGACAAACATTTACCTTTGAATTCAAGTTGGCAAAATGA
- a CDS encoding tetratricopeptide repeat protein translates to MMKQIWILVGLLLMPLTTQAQELTQYTAIRVQKAHKLAQDEQVKQAIDLLAGLELSKGYDKAYVARMLGVFYWQDGKTDKAIKQLTYAVDTNLLVDEQAWVTKRMLADLLLNDQQFKNALPHYYELVKTAPEAEKKDVLWMRIAQAEYQIENWSKVLVAIGNRNKFNAKPELSPLSLKLGAQLQLKQWKQSIPTLESLIELQPEKDNWWRQLVGIQLRLERNRDALNTLALADLQGVELKNSDRRLLAQLYAKRGIPERAAQEIAKLDDANSDVQLLAEQATYWQLAKEWDSAIEVWTLASKKDTQYHWNVAQLLVQQGYYDRALVVLDKVKDKNKQADVALAKVRSWYKLKNLDNALAQAKRANNIEPSSEAKGWIKYLTQLRTVSDNGNV, encoded by the coding sequence ATGATGAAACAGATATGGATATTAGTGGGCTTGTTGTTAATGCCCCTTACAACACAGGCACAAGAGCTAACCCAATATACTGCTATTCGTGTTCAAAAGGCTCATAAGCTTGCTCAAGATGAACAGGTTAAACAGGCCATTGACCTACTTGCAGGCTTGGAGCTATCTAAAGGCTATGACAAAGCGTACGTAGCTCGTATGCTGGGTGTGTTTTACTGGCAAGATGGCAAAACCGATAAGGCAATTAAGCAGCTTACTTACGCCGTAGACACTAATTTGCTGGTCGATGAACAAGCTTGGGTTACGAAGCGTATGCTTGCTGATCTCTTATTAAACGATCAGCAGTTCAAAAACGCGCTTCCACATTACTATGAGTTAGTTAAAACAGCGCCAGAGGCAGAAAAGAAAGACGTGCTTTGGATGCGAATTGCACAAGCGGAATACCAAATCGAAAACTGGTCAAAAGTACTGGTTGCTATTGGTAATCGTAACAAGTTCAATGCAAAACCAGAACTGTCGCCTCTATCGCTAAAACTGGGTGCGCAACTACAGTTAAAGCAGTGGAAGCAATCTATTCCAACACTGGAAAGCCTAATTGAACTTCAACCAGAAAAAGACAACTGGTGGCGTCAGCTTGTGGGCATTCAGTTAAGACTAGAGCGCAACCGTGATGCATTGAACACGTTAGCGTTGGCAGATCTTCAAGGTGTGGAGCTGAAAAACTCAGACCGCAGACTATTGGCTCAGCTTTATGCTAAACGAGGCATTCCAGAGCGCGCTGCTCAAGAGATCGCAAAGCTAGATGATGCGAACAGCGATGTTCAACTTCTGGCTGAGCAAGCAACTTACTGGCAGTTGGCGAAAGAGTGGGACAGTGCTATTGAAGTGTGGACGTTAGCGTCTAAAAAAGACACGCAATATCATTGGAACGTGGCTCAGTTACTGGTGCAGCAAGGTTACTACGATCGTGCTCTGGTTGTTTTGGATAAAGTGAAAGACAAGAACAAGCAAGCTGATGTTGCTTTAGCGAAAGTACGTTCATGGTACAAGCTAAAGAATCTTGATAATGCTCTTGCTCAAGCGAAACGCGCGAACAACATTGAGCCTTCTTCTGAAGCAAAAGGTTGGATTAAATATCTGACTCAGCTAAGAACAGTGAGTGATAACGGCAACGTTTAA
- a CDS encoding DUF2986 domain-containing protein — protein MNRKKKINQILKKKQKKANSKLHTSNKPRYIPKAERAKMKAEEQAQAAQAEGAVEATVEAEETKAAE, from the coding sequence ATGAACCGTAAGAAAAAAATTAATCAAATTCTAAAAAAGAAGCAGAAAAAAGCGAATTCTAAACTGCATACAAGTAATAAGCCTCGCTACATTCCTAAAGCTGAACGCGCAAAGATGAAAGCAGAAGAGCAGGCTCAAGCAGCGCAAGCGGAAGGTGCTGTCGAAGCAACTGTTGAAGCTGAAGAAACTAAAGCTGCAGAGTAA
- a CDS encoding metal ABC transporter substrate-binding protein, translating to MTSLMNRIASSVKAAAQVSVLGSVLTAGSVMSLNVNAEDILTSTPVTYALATELTKGTDITTEYLPPKRYGIDRLPNWFGTKGASKVLKSGEKATVALTLSSIWQADPTFVYARQGNIRLVEVDAAQAITPRAQGVAALTLSNGEVSKYAWLNPTNLTRMAAIVADDFKLLWPEQAEAIDSNLQRVMLDVRELINKQQAVLLDNEVDSVLLLSESLEDFASGSQLYVEDRMFKAELEWTEQDKAKLKAMFSEDDALWLVTAKKPSNLIKSLVPNERILVVDSVDRWGRAGISAQAPFSRWEVKLFKG from the coding sequence ATGACTTCTTTAATGAATCGTATCGCTAGCTCAGTAAAAGCAGCGGCTCAAGTGAGTGTGCTGGGTAGTGTGTTAACGGCTGGTTCAGTGATGTCACTGAACGTGAATGCAGAGGATATCCTGACCAGTACACCTGTGACTTATGCATTAGCGACAGAGCTAACTAAAGGCACTGACATCACGACCGAGTATCTGCCACCAAAGCGCTATGGTATTGATCGTCTGCCGAATTGGTTTGGTACCAAGGGGGCAAGCAAAGTGCTTAAGTCTGGCGAAAAGGCGACCGTTGCTCTAACACTGTCATCGATCTGGCAAGCCGATCCTACATTCGTATACGCAAGGCAAGGTAATATCCGCTTGGTTGAGGTCGATGCGGCTCAAGCGATTACGCCTCGAGCACAAGGTGTTGCAGCACTTACGTTATCGAATGGCGAAGTGTCTAAGTATGCTTGGTTAAATCCAACCAACTTAACGCGCATGGCTGCGATTGTGGCTGATGACTTTAAGTTATTGTGGCCAGAGCAGGCTGAAGCTATTGATAGTAATCTGCAGCGCGTGATGTTGGATGTTCGTGAACTGATTAACAAGCAACAAGCTGTATTGCTTGATAACGAAGTGGACTCAGTACTCTTGCTTTCGGAAAGCTTGGAAGATTTTGCATCTGGTAGCCAACTGTATGTTGAAGACCGCATGTTTAAAGCAGAGCTTGAATGGACAGAGCAGGACAAAGCGAAACTTAAAGCGATGTTTTCGGAAGATGATGCACTATGGCTTGTTACAGCGAAAAAGCCGAGCAACTTGATTAAGTCTCTAGTACCTAATGAGCGTATTCTAGTGGTGGACTCAGTCGATCGTTGGGGTAGAGCAGGAATCAGTGCTCAAGCACCATTCTCTCGTTGGGAAGTAAAGCTATTCAAAGGCTAA
- a CDS encoding nitrous oxide-stimulated promoter family protein, producing MFQHNNILQGELATEYKTVIAMVHIYCKDHHGEVRQNNALCEECEQLLRYAETRLDRCPYGEAQPTCNKCPIHCYKPDPKEQMRLVMPYTGPRMLLKHPILAIRHLIHEKRKVPEKPLPNVSNRYIRMNKK from the coding sequence ATGTTCCAACATAACAATATTCTACAAGGCGAACTTGCGACGGAGTACAAAACCGTTATCGCGATGGTGCACATATACTGCAAAGATCACCACGGTGAAGTTCGTCAGAATAACGCGTTATGTGAAGAGTGTGAGCAGCTGTTACGTTATGCGGAAACGAGGCTTGATAGATGCCCTTATGGTGAAGCACAACCAACCTGCAATAAGTGTCCGATTCATTGCTATAAACCTGACCCGAAAGAGCAGATGCGTTTGGTGATGCCCTATACAGGGCCACGAATGTTGCTTAAGCATCCTATTTTAGCGATTCGACATTTGATTCATGAGAAACGGAAAGTGCCAGAAAAGCCGTTACCGAACGTATCTAATCGCTATATCCGAATGAATAAGAAGTAG
- a CDS encoding DUF4198 domain-containing protein produces MMKQTKIKALALAGVMAFGLAATTTAQAHPRWILPSHFTVSKEGGDWLTFDVTASHGTFVFDKPAGSENAHVIMPDGRSERPNFVIRGKRRSIFDFYFEEEGTHKVAINNYPSYYTQYKAGRRDTMKWIKANKAERDSVLPEKARDVVTQISFTRAESYITVGKPTDSVFKIEGKLLEMKPVTHPSDIVEGEPVTFQFFYNGEIQKDVKAEITREGTLYRNHQEQIDVVSDENGEITFTPDVAGRYVMKANYKGELIDNPLADKASANVHLTFEALLQ; encoded by the coding sequence ATGATGAAACAAACAAAAATTAAAGCACTTGCTCTAGCAGGTGTGATGGCATTTGGCTTAGCAGCAACGACAACAGCACAAGCTCACCCACGTTGGATTCTGCCATCTCACTTCACTGTATCTAAAGAAGGTGGTGATTGGCTAACGTTCGACGTTACTGCGTCTCACGGTACGTTTGTTTTTGATAAGCCTGCAGGCAGCGAAAATGCTCATGTCATCATGCCTGATGGCCGCAGCGAGCGTCCTAACTTTGTGATTCGTGGCAAGCGTCGTTCAATCTTCGACTTCTATTTTGAAGAAGAAGGTACACACAAAGTGGCAATCAACAACTATCCGTCTTACTACACACAGTACAAAGCGGGCCGTCGCGACACCATGAAGTGGATTAAAGCAAACAAAGCAGAGCGTGATTCAGTACTACCAGAAAAAGCACGTGACGTGGTAACACAAATCAGCTTCACTCGTGCAGAAAGCTACATCACGGTAGGTAAGCCAACGGATTCAGTGTTCAAAATTGAAGGCAAGCTACTTGAGATGAAGCCAGTGACTCACCCTTCAGACATCGTTGAAGGAGAACCAGTAACATTCCAATTCTTCTACAACGGTGAGATCCAGAAAGACGTGAAAGCGGAGATTACTCGTGAAGGTACGCTTTACCGCAACCACCAAGAGCAGATTGATGTGGTGAGTGATGAGAACGGTGAAATCACGTTTACTCCAGACGTAGCGGGTCGTTACGTAATGAAAGCGAACTACAAAGGTGAGTTGATTGACAACCCACTGGCAGACAAAGCAAGCGCGAACGTTCACCTAACGTTCGAAGCACTGCTTCAATAG
- a CDS encoding DUF2271 domain-containing protein gives MKKMNWSKALLALSLLPSLGMAQAIPDTAKLDVSFELPKIDTSMYARPYVAVWVENSERKSVKTIELWVGKDEWLKDLRSWWRKVGRYDRELVDAVTSATRPAGQYRFVWDGKSDSGETLEQGEYTVHIEVVREHGGRNYLRQKVSLTDSNASYELKATEETGEITLNYIAK, from the coding sequence ATGAAAAAAATGAACTGGAGCAAGGCGCTTCTTGCTTTATCTCTTTTGCCAAGCCTAGGTATGGCACAAGCGATTCCTGATACGGCAAAACTTGATGTCAGCTTTGAGCTTCCAAAGATTGATACGTCTATGTATGCACGTCCTTATGTGGCGGTGTGGGTAGAGAACAGCGAACGAAAGTCAGTGAAAACCATCGAGCTTTGGGTCGGTAAAGATGAATGGCTTAAAGATCTGCGTAGCTGGTGGAGAAAGGTTGGCCGTTACGATCGTGAACTGGTTGATGCTGTAACGTCTGCAACGCGTCCTGCTGGTCAGTACCGTTTCGTTTGGGATGGCAAGAGCGACAGCGGTGAAACGTTAGAACAAGGTGAGTACACGGTTCATATCGAAGTGGTTCGCGAACACGGTGGCCGTAACTACCTTCGTCAAAAAGTATCACTCACAGATTCAAACGCATCTTACGAATTAAAAGCAACGGAAGAGACGGGTGAAATCACCCTGAACTACATCGCTAAATAG
- a CDS encoding ExbD/TolR family protein: MRLGRRHSKNEEAQIDLTSMLDIVFIMLIFFIVTSSFVRESGVEVNRPQASNVVSQKDAGIFVAITSANDIFIDKRVVDVERVQATLEHLLLEQPDASLVIQADEHAYNGTVVKVMDAAKGAGVKNIALAAEKR; encoded by the coding sequence ATGAGACTCGGTCGACGTCATTCTAAAAACGAAGAGGCTCAAATAGACCTTACTTCGATGCTTGATATTGTATTTATCATGCTTATTTTCTTTATTGTGACCAGTTCATTTGTTCGTGAATCAGGGGTGGAAGTTAATCGCCCACAAGCGTCTAACGTAGTCAGCCAAAAGGATGCGGGCATCTTTGTTGCGATTACTTCTGCGAATGACATCTTCATCGATAAACGCGTTGTTGATGTTGAACGTGTCCAAGCGACGTTAGAGCACTTGTTGCTAGAACAACCTGATGCTTCTTTGGTTATTCAAGCGGATGAACACGCTTACAACGGTACGGTTGTTAAAGTGATGGACGCTGCGAAAGGTGCGGGTGTTAAAAACATTGCGCTTGCTGCTGAAAAGCGATGA